The sequence below is a genomic window from Plodia interpunctella isolate USDA-ARS_2022_Savannah chromosome 5, ilPloInte3.2, whole genome shotgun sequence.
TCAGACGTCTGATGAAAACTGTCGGGACTCACCATCCGGGAACGTCTTCAGGGTCTTCGCAGTTGCCAGTGCCGTCAGAGTCTCCGATCTTGAAGACAGTGCCGATGGGGCAGCCGTACTCGCGAGCGACTCCTTCCAAACAGATGTAGTATTTGCGGCAATCCTCAGGGTGGGCGTGACGACTGAAGGAGCCGGCGTTTGAGACCTCACCAGGCGCAGGGCAAGAGAAACCGTTCGCTACTTCTGGGAAACACCGAAAAAGGTTACGTGAGTGAAAGGTGCAAggagaaaatataaaagttgagCGACGGCTGTGCTGAGTCGGAGGAAATTCGCTGAAAGAGACAGGTGCACACAGTTGAGGTGAATAGATTAAAATCAAGTCAGTAAAACATCGTGCCTtagaataaagtttataacaTAACTCtataatatacacacacacgtgatttttgcatacacattctgaatattttatcatcattataaCCCCAGAAATTCGCTGCAACATAAGCCTTCTtctttacattaatattttacgaaaaaCTAGATCTTcgtggaaaaatatatattattttgaattatgtaataaatatcgtCTGAAACGTACCCTCGTTCTTGCACTCGGGCACCTGGTCGGCCCACATGCAGACGCGCGACTCCCGGTCATAGGCGAGCCCGGGGCTGCACTGGTAGCGGGACGCCTCGCCGTTCCAGCAGTTCCAGAACACGTCGCACTTGGCCTCGTCGGGGAAGATACCGTACAGCCGCTGGCAGTGGGGCGTGGAGATTGGCGGCTCTGTGGATTATGTGCTTGTATGAAATATGTCAACTTACAGAATACTCTAGTGGGTCGGTGAAAAAATTGAGTTATCGAATTAACATTTGGATCTAAGTGAATTTCAGAATTGAACTAGTGCACAATCTGAAGTGTAATTTTaatcatgtaatttttatcactaagtataaaacaatagataataaatataataataaactacatTCGAAATATGGTAGAATACTTTTCTTAATCTCTGCCATATAAGCTACCTACTTTATCGTATCTCATTGAAGTTGACTTTGAACATAGATACAATTGTAAAAAGAGACGATATATTCAACTATAAATCATAGTAACTGATCGAGCAGTCTTATTTACTCGCTATTAGAATAAAGACATTGCAAGCCCCAAAAGTAGCAAAACCTACATACTAAATGTCAAGGACAGCGTATCCAATACGTCTTCTAAGAACAGCATCCTATAATTAGTTCTTAGAAAAACTAGCTGATTAAAAAATCAGTTGCATAGCTTATAAGAAACAGTCTAAAGTGTCAAGGTTTTTCTCATATTCTCGACAATATTGAATGTACCTATGTCACACGTGAAGTCTAAAATCGCGGggataatgtatgtaattttattaatagtgtCGCCAAGCGCTCGAGTGGCCGAGTGACCTTCTATCCACATCCTGGTTGATCTCcgttgtaataaaaagaataatattatgcTAATTCTACGACCTTGACCATAGATACTGTTAGTAGTTTTTCCATAGTTTGCGAcgaaatttgcattttttacgAATTTACAATCGATAATGGTATGAAGTTgcgaacaaaaaatatatatgtatttgcttTGCCCTGTGATTAATTTTacgtttgaaaattaattgtttggCAGCAACCAAGTAGGTTTTTAACTCTATCCGGTACCtacacttatataaaaatacaataagtacatgatcatcaatcaatttctttaataatgtatcgaaaatgattttttgaattgtattaaataGGATAACTACTGTTAACtcacaaaaatagaaataatataaccaGCCTATGGCtggttatattatttatattttgtgacaatatttcctttttcgatttaaaaatatttaactggaATGCCAGTGTCTAGTTTTTCCagcaatcaaaattaatactgaTCGTttcgacaaaaaaaaagaaattaatctCACCAAGCTGCGTCCTTTCGCCGCACTCCACGTTGTGGAGGTAGTCGCAGTTCTCAGTCAGGTATTTGGAGTCAGTGGCGTCGAAGGCCAGGCCGTTGCCGCAGGTCTTGAGCTCGGCCACTCCGTTGTCGCACTTCCAATATTTGTCGCAGGATATATGGTGTGGGTAGAAGCCGAAGTCGTCTGGGCATTTGAAGCTTTCTTGGGCGGCCGctgtaatgtaaaataagtaattgttAATGCAAAGTTTTCAGGTTTCCAAAACTATCGCATAAAGGCAGTATAAATATAAGCCTGcactaaaatatgtataatatttacgtTTTGATCACTGGAATTAATTAGAAAGTGGTAATCTATAGTAGAAGTTTAGCAGCTATTTCCacatacctaagtacttaaatgttttcaatttaaatgataCCAATATTAACGACAATTTAACCAGGCGTGTcgattattaaaatgtagtatcAACTTTACGAAACGAAATAATTGAGAAGCtgccaatataataattgtgaaATGTCGCATCCAAACATGAATCCTCttgaattttaattggaatttcataataaaccACCAGGGGGTTTGCCAAGCGCGTGGCAGCAACGTGTTGCGCCACACCGGTCTCGGGCAGGGCCGCTCTATCTCCGAGGAATGCGACACGGCGACGTGGCGTAATGCCACAATTGTCACAAAACGTTGGCACATTTGTTGTGGCTTTGTCTAAACTGTTTGGCGCACGTGCGACACCGGCTTTTGTCTTGTTACGCTGCGATCGTGCCGACAATTCACTGTTACTTAACTATTAAACATCAGATTTGTCTGGTGATGTTATCTGTGTCGTCTTGTTTTTCACTATTCTACCAGACTTACGGCTGAATGGAATAAACGTAAAAAACCAGATGCATAAGGTTCGGCTTGAAGCATTTACATCGATCTTGTTTAAAGTGAAGTAATtcaagaataaattatatattcatttactaaataatacGTCTAGACCATAATTACTAGTTAGGTACGATTTGACTTAAAAACATGCAAAGTTTACACAATTATGTCAACGCggtttaaactttaaaatatcgGTCAACGTTCCTTACGACTACTATGTACACATTATGTTATATGTTACGTCACAAACATGCCACTGGCTGCAGCACCGGTTGACATTTGCGACAGCGAGGAAGGGAGCTCATCCGTGCGCTGACGCAATCTGGGCTACTCTTTCCAGAATCTTGTGCAAATCTAGCGGTTCCATTTCATTTTGTAACATCCTAAACAGTGGCAACCTGCTTGGGAAAAGAGCGCAAGGCTGAGTGAGCTATTCAAACAAGTCTTATGTTCTTTGTATGTGAATTTAGATATTTCCTCTCAACAGCAGTCATTTCAAAACGCAataagatgttttttttatattaataaatttattgataatgaTATTTGACTCTTTAGTCAATCCTCGGTATTCTTATACCCAACACCATgcgaattgaaaaatattaactaggAAAGAAGACCTTAGGCGACTAACGCCTTACGCCTGTGGAAGAAATTGGGAAAAATCAAAGTTAATAACAGAGATATTTGCTTGTCCCGTTCCATAGAAACAAGTGCAGGAATTCTCAATGTGAGCAATTAAACTCTTCATTGCTTCACAGCACAAACTATCGCAAACAGCGATGTATCATCTGtcacaaattaatatgtattttcaacCGTGAAAAATGAAATCATGATCTCACTGCAGAacaattatgtaatttgttcCAACTTTCTAAATT
It includes:
- the Gasp gene encoding protein obstructor-E isoform X1 encodes the protein MYSRCLVVLAAALAVAAAQESFKCPDDFGFYPHHISCDKYWKCDNGVAELKTCGNGLAFDATDSKYLTENCDYLHNVECGERTQLEPPISTPHCQRLYGIFPDEAKCDVFWNCWNGEASRYQCSPGLAYDRESRVCMWADQVPECKNEEVANGFSCPAPGEVSNAGSFSRHAHPEDCRKYYICLEGVAREYGCPIGTVFKIGDSDGTGNCEDPEDVPGCEDYYGDLDLKAIRKSELLAGLQQDGTSRNTQPKQLKPRPQKEN
- the Gasp gene encoding protein obstructor-E isoform X2 — translated: MYSRCLVVLAAALAVAAAQESFKCPDDFGFYPHHISCDKYWKCDNGVAELKTCGNGLAFDATDSKYLTENCDYLHNVECGERTQLEPPISTPHCQRLYGIFPDEAKCDVFWNCWNGEASRYQCSPGLAYDRESRVCMWADQVPECKNEVANGFSCPAPGEVSNAGSFSRHAHPEDCRKYYICLEGVAREYGCPIGTVFKIGDSDGTGNCEDPEDVPGCEDYYGDLDLKAIRKSELLAGLQQDGTSRNTQPKQLKPRPQKEN
- the Gasp gene encoding protein obstructor-E isoform X3; this translates as MYSRCLVVLAAALAVAAAQESFKCPDDFGFYPHHISCDKYWKCDNGVAELKTCGNGLAFDATDSKYLTENCDYLHNVECGERTQLEPPISTPHCQRLYGIFPDEAKCDVFWNCWNGEASRYQCSPGLAYDRESRVCMWADQVPECKNEEVANGFSCPAPGEVSNAGSFSRHAHPEDCRKYYICLEGVAREYGCPIGTVFKIGDSDGTGNCEDPEDVPGCEDYYGDVDLKALKKLGY